A portion of the Diceros bicornis minor isolate mBicDic1 chromosome 20, mDicBic1.mat.cur, whole genome shotgun sequence genome contains these proteins:
- the AKAP8 gene encoding A-kinase anchor protein 8 isoform X2, giving the protein MGSQVPSFCKQSSCVFLFPLRCIWNWCGQLASSFRFQSFESYDSRPCLPEHNPYRPSYSYDYDFDLGPDRNGGFGGQYSDCRDPARERGSLDGFIRGRGQGRFQDRSNPSTFMRSDPFMPPAASSEPLSAPWTELNYVGSRGLGGPSPSRPPPSLFSQSMAPDFGVMGMQGAGGYDNSLPYGCGRSQTWMRDRPRRRGFDRFGPDGMGRKRKQLQIYDEPDAKQARADSEGDVSENDDGAGDFRSGDEEFRGEDEFCDSGRQRGEKDDEDDEVKKRREKQRRRDRMRDRAADRIQFACSICKFRSFEDEEIQNHLQSKFHKETLRFISTKLPDKTVEFLQEYIVNRNKKIEKRRQELMEKESTKPKPDPFKGIGQEHFFKKIEAAHCLACDMLIPAQHQLLQRHLHSVDHNHNRRLAAEQFKKTSLHVAKSVLNNRHIVKMLEKYLKGEDPFTNEAVDPEIEGDDNLGSEDKEETPEEVAAEVLAQVITAAVRAVDGGAPAPENSEMLAEGEGPMDMAEATGGPHPEQLLEVETSCGMMSEKGNAEAEAGGEAAKAGGEVAEAGGEAETLTAEAESTVTVTTPAPAVLEAEVEQTDAESEGVIPTE; this is encoded by the exons ATGGGGTCTCAGGTGCCTTCATTCTGCAAACAAAGCTCttgtgtgtttttgtttcctctaaGGTGCATATGGAACTGGTGTGGCCAGCTGGCAAG CTCCTTCCGCTTCCAGTCGTTTGAGTCATATGACTCCAGGCCTTGCCTGCCCGAGCACAACCCTTACCGCCCCAGCTACAGCTATGACTATGACTTTGACCTGGGGCCTGACCGCAATGGTGGCTTTGGTGGTCAGTACAGTGACTGCCGGGACCCAGCGCGTGAGCGGGGATCCCTTGATGGCTTCATACGGGGTCGGGGCCAGGGCCGCTTCCAGGATCGGAGCAACCCCAGCACCTTCATGCGCAGCGACCCCTTCATGCCGCCTGCGGCCTCCTCTGAGCCCCTGTCTGCTCCCTGGACAGAGCTGAACTACGTGGGTAGTAGGGGCCTGGGGGGCCCCTCCCCCAGTAGGCCACCGCCTTCCCTCTTCTCTCAGTCCATGGCCCCCGACTTTGGGGTGATGGGCATGCAGGGAGCGGGCGGTTATGACAACTCTTTGCCCTATGGATGTGGCCGGTCCCAGACCTGGATGAGGGATCGG CCCAGAAGGAGAGGGTTTGACCGCTTTGGCCCAGACGGCATGGGCAGGAAACGGAAGCAGTTGCAGATCTATGACGAGCCAGATGCTAAACAGGCCCGGGCTGACAGCGAAGGAGATGTTTCCGAAAACG ATGATGGAGCTGGTGACTTTCGGTCAGGAGACGAAGAATTCAGGGGT GAGGACGAATTCTGCGACTCTGGGAGGCAGAGAG GAGAGAAGGACGATGAGGATGATGaagtgaaaaagagaagagaaaagcaaaggaGGAGAGACAGGATGCGAGACAGAGCAGCTGACAG GATTCAGTTTGCCTGTTCCATTTGCAAGTTTCGTAGCTTTGAAGACGAAGAAATCCAGAACCATCTGCAAAGCAAATTTCACAAAGAGACACTACGGTTTATAAGTACCAAACTGCCTGACAAGACAGTGGAGTTCCTCCAG GAATACATTGTaaacaggaataagaaaattGAGAAGCGGCGTCAGGAATTGATGGAGAAGGAAAGCACAAAACCAAAGCCAGATCCTTTCAAAG GGATTGGCCAGGAGCACTTCTTCAAGAAGATCGAGGCTGCTCACTGCCTGGCTTGTGACATGCTAATCCCTGCGCAGCACCAGCTCCTCCAGCGGCACCTGCACTCTGTCGACCACAATCACAACCGCCGA TTGGCTGCTGAACAGTTCAAGAAAACAAGTCTCCATGTGGCTAAGAGTGTTTTGAACAACAGACATATAGTGAAGATGCTGGAAAAATACCTCAAG GGTGAAGACCCTTTCACCAATGAAGCCGTTGATCCAGAAATTGAAGGAGATGACAATTTAGGAAGTGAGGATAAGGAAGAGACACCTGAGGAGGTGGCTGCAGAAGTCTTAGCCCAGGTGATTACAGCAGCAGTGAGAGCAGTAGATGGAGGAGCACCTGCCCCAGAGAACAGTGAAATGCTGGCTGAAGGGGAAGGCCCCATGGACATGGCAGAGGCCACCGGTGGTCCCCACCCTGAACAGCTGCTGGAAGTGGAGACATCCTGTGGAATGATGTCTGAGAAGGGCAATGCTGAAGCAGAAGCTGGAGGTGAAGCTGCCAAGGCCGGAGGTGAAGTTGCTGAGGCCGGAGGAGAAGCAGAGACCCTGACAGCAGAGGCAGAAAGCACTGTAACAGTCACTACTCCTGCCCCAGCTGTCTTGGAAGCTGAAGTGGAACAAACTGATGCAGAGTCCGAAGGTGTTATTCCCACAGAATGA
- the AKAP8 gene encoding A-kinase anchor protein 8 isoform X3, with protein MECWTRQHPGCIWNWCGQLASSFRFQSFESYDSRPCLPEHNPYRPSYSYDYDFDLGPDRNGGFGGQYSDCRDPARERGSLDGFIRGRGQGRFQDRSNPSTFMRSDPFMPPAASSEPLSAPWTELNYVGSRGLGGPSPSRPPPSLFSQSMAPDFGVMGMQGAGGYDNSLPYGCGRSQTWMRDRPRRRGFDRFGPDGMGRKRKQLQIYDEPDAKQARADSEGDVSENDDGAGDFRSGDEEFRGEDEFCDSGRQRGEKDDEDDEVKKRREKQRRRDRMRDRAADRIQFACSICKFRSFEDEEIQNHLQSKFHKETLRFISTKLPDKTVEFLQEYIVNRNKKIEKRRQELMEKESTKPKPDPFKGIGQEHFFKKIEAAHCLACDMLIPAQHQLLQRHLHSVDHNHNRRLAAEQFKKTSLHVAKSVLNNRHIVKMLEKYLKGEDPFTNEAVDPEIEGDDNLGSEDKEETPEEVAAEVLAQVITAAVRAVDGGAPAPENSEMLAEGEGPMDMAEATGGPHPEQLLEVETSCGMMSEKGNAEAEAGGEAAKAGGEVAEAGGEAETLTAEAESTVTVTTPAPAVLEAEVEQTDAESEGVIPTE; from the exons GTGCATATGGAACTGGTGTGGCCAGCTGGCAAG CTCCTTCCGCTTCCAGTCGTTTGAGTCATATGACTCCAGGCCTTGCCTGCCCGAGCACAACCCTTACCGCCCCAGCTACAGCTATGACTATGACTTTGACCTGGGGCCTGACCGCAATGGTGGCTTTGGTGGTCAGTACAGTGACTGCCGGGACCCAGCGCGTGAGCGGGGATCCCTTGATGGCTTCATACGGGGTCGGGGCCAGGGCCGCTTCCAGGATCGGAGCAACCCCAGCACCTTCATGCGCAGCGACCCCTTCATGCCGCCTGCGGCCTCCTCTGAGCCCCTGTCTGCTCCCTGGACAGAGCTGAACTACGTGGGTAGTAGGGGCCTGGGGGGCCCCTCCCCCAGTAGGCCACCGCCTTCCCTCTTCTCTCAGTCCATGGCCCCCGACTTTGGGGTGATGGGCATGCAGGGAGCGGGCGGTTATGACAACTCTTTGCCCTATGGATGTGGCCGGTCCCAGACCTGGATGAGGGATCGG CCCAGAAGGAGAGGGTTTGACCGCTTTGGCCCAGACGGCATGGGCAGGAAACGGAAGCAGTTGCAGATCTATGACGAGCCAGATGCTAAACAGGCCCGGGCTGACAGCGAAGGAGATGTTTCCGAAAACG ATGATGGAGCTGGTGACTTTCGGTCAGGAGACGAAGAATTCAGGGGT GAGGACGAATTCTGCGACTCTGGGAGGCAGAGAG GAGAGAAGGACGATGAGGATGATGaagtgaaaaagagaagagaaaagcaaaggaGGAGAGACAGGATGCGAGACAGAGCAGCTGACAG GATTCAGTTTGCCTGTTCCATTTGCAAGTTTCGTAGCTTTGAAGACGAAGAAATCCAGAACCATCTGCAAAGCAAATTTCACAAAGAGACACTACGGTTTATAAGTACCAAACTGCCTGACAAGACAGTGGAGTTCCTCCAG GAATACATTGTaaacaggaataagaaaattGAGAAGCGGCGTCAGGAATTGATGGAGAAGGAAAGCACAAAACCAAAGCCAGATCCTTTCAAAG GGATTGGCCAGGAGCACTTCTTCAAGAAGATCGAGGCTGCTCACTGCCTGGCTTGTGACATGCTAATCCCTGCGCAGCACCAGCTCCTCCAGCGGCACCTGCACTCTGTCGACCACAATCACAACCGCCGA TTGGCTGCTGAACAGTTCAAGAAAACAAGTCTCCATGTGGCTAAGAGTGTTTTGAACAACAGACATATAGTGAAGATGCTGGAAAAATACCTCAAG GGTGAAGACCCTTTCACCAATGAAGCCGTTGATCCAGAAATTGAAGGAGATGACAATTTAGGAAGTGAGGATAAGGAAGAGACACCTGAGGAGGTGGCTGCAGAAGTCTTAGCCCAGGTGATTACAGCAGCAGTGAGAGCAGTAGATGGAGGAGCACCTGCCCCAGAGAACAGTGAAATGCTGGCTGAAGGGGAAGGCCCCATGGACATGGCAGAGGCCACCGGTGGTCCCCACCCTGAACAGCTGCTGGAAGTGGAGACATCCTGTGGAATGATGTCTGAGAAGGGCAATGCTGAAGCAGAAGCTGGAGGTGAAGCTGCCAAGGCCGGAGGTGAAGTTGCTGAGGCCGGAGGAGAAGCAGAGACCCTGACAGCAGAGGCAGAAAGCACTGTAACAGTCACTACTCCTGCCCCAGCTGTCTTGGAAGCTGAAGTGGAACAAACTGATGCAGAGTCCGAAGGTGTTATTCCCACAGAATGA
- the AKAP8 gene encoding A-kinase anchor protein 8 isoform X1, whose translation MEPGYGGYGAWSAGPANTQGAYGTGVASWQGYENYNFYGAQNSSVTTGATYSYGPTSWEATKASDGLVAGGPAVHMASYGPEPCTDNSDSLIAKINQRLDMMSKEGGRGGSSGTGEGMQDRESSFRFQSFESYDSRPCLPEHNPYRPSYSYDYDFDLGPDRNGGFGGQYSDCRDPARERGSLDGFIRGRGQGRFQDRSNPSTFMRSDPFMPPAASSEPLSAPWTELNYVGSRGLGGPSPSRPPPSLFSQSMAPDFGVMGMQGAGGYDNSLPYGCGRSQTWMRDRPRRRGFDRFGPDGMGRKRKQLQIYDEPDAKQARADSEGDVSENDDGAGDFRSGDEEFRGEDEFCDSGRQRGEKDDEDDEVKKRREKQRRRDRMRDRAADRIQFACSICKFRSFEDEEIQNHLQSKFHKETLRFISTKLPDKTVEFLQEYIVNRNKKIEKRRQELMEKESTKPKPDPFKGIGQEHFFKKIEAAHCLACDMLIPAQHQLLQRHLHSVDHNHNRRLAAEQFKKTSLHVAKSVLNNRHIVKMLEKYLKGEDPFTNEAVDPEIEGDDNLGSEDKEETPEEVAAEVLAQVITAAVRAVDGGAPAPENSEMLAEGEGPMDMAEATGGPHPEQLLEVETSCGMMSEKGNAEAEAGGEAAKAGGEVAEAGGEAETLTAEAESTVTVTTPAPAVLEAEVEQTDAESEGVIPTE comes from the exons GTGCATATGGAACTGGTGTGGCCAGCTGGCAAG GTTATGAAAACTACAATTTTTATGGTGCCCAGAACAGCAGCGTCACCACAGGAGCGACCTACAGCTATGGCCCAACCTCGTGGGAGGCCACCAAGGCCAGCGATGGCTTGGTTGCTGGGGGCCCTGCCGTACACATGGCTTCTTATGGCCCTGAGCCATGCACCGACAATTCCGACTCCCTCATTGCCAAGATCAACCAGCGTCTGGACATGATGTCCAAGGAAGGAGGCAGGGGCGGGAGCAGCGGCACTGGGGAGGGCATGCAGGACCGGGAGAG CTCCTTCCGCTTCCAGTCGTTTGAGTCATATGACTCCAGGCCTTGCCTGCCCGAGCACAACCCTTACCGCCCCAGCTACAGCTATGACTATGACTTTGACCTGGGGCCTGACCGCAATGGTGGCTTTGGTGGTCAGTACAGTGACTGCCGGGACCCAGCGCGTGAGCGGGGATCCCTTGATGGCTTCATACGGGGTCGGGGCCAGGGCCGCTTCCAGGATCGGAGCAACCCCAGCACCTTCATGCGCAGCGACCCCTTCATGCCGCCTGCGGCCTCCTCTGAGCCCCTGTCTGCTCCCTGGACAGAGCTGAACTACGTGGGTAGTAGGGGCCTGGGGGGCCCCTCCCCCAGTAGGCCACCGCCTTCCCTCTTCTCTCAGTCCATGGCCCCCGACTTTGGGGTGATGGGCATGCAGGGAGCGGGCGGTTATGACAACTCTTTGCCCTATGGATGTGGCCGGTCCCAGACCTGGATGAGGGATCGG CCCAGAAGGAGAGGGTTTGACCGCTTTGGCCCAGACGGCATGGGCAGGAAACGGAAGCAGTTGCAGATCTATGACGAGCCAGATGCTAAACAGGCCCGGGCTGACAGCGAAGGAGATGTTTCCGAAAACG ATGATGGAGCTGGTGACTTTCGGTCAGGAGACGAAGAATTCAGGGGT GAGGACGAATTCTGCGACTCTGGGAGGCAGAGAG GAGAGAAGGACGATGAGGATGATGaagtgaaaaagagaagagaaaagcaaaggaGGAGAGACAGGATGCGAGACAGAGCAGCTGACAG GATTCAGTTTGCCTGTTCCATTTGCAAGTTTCGTAGCTTTGAAGACGAAGAAATCCAGAACCATCTGCAAAGCAAATTTCACAAAGAGACACTACGGTTTATAAGTACCAAACTGCCTGACAAGACAGTGGAGTTCCTCCAG GAATACATTGTaaacaggaataagaaaattGAGAAGCGGCGTCAGGAATTGATGGAGAAGGAAAGCACAAAACCAAAGCCAGATCCTTTCAAAG GGATTGGCCAGGAGCACTTCTTCAAGAAGATCGAGGCTGCTCACTGCCTGGCTTGTGACATGCTAATCCCTGCGCAGCACCAGCTCCTCCAGCGGCACCTGCACTCTGTCGACCACAATCACAACCGCCGA TTGGCTGCTGAACAGTTCAAGAAAACAAGTCTCCATGTGGCTAAGAGTGTTTTGAACAACAGACATATAGTGAAGATGCTGGAAAAATACCTCAAG GGTGAAGACCCTTTCACCAATGAAGCCGTTGATCCAGAAATTGAAGGAGATGACAATTTAGGAAGTGAGGATAAGGAAGAGACACCTGAGGAGGTGGCTGCAGAAGTCTTAGCCCAGGTGATTACAGCAGCAGTGAGAGCAGTAGATGGAGGAGCACCTGCCCCAGAGAACAGTGAAATGCTGGCTGAAGGGGAAGGCCCCATGGACATGGCAGAGGCCACCGGTGGTCCCCACCCTGAACAGCTGCTGGAAGTGGAGACATCCTGTGGAATGATGTCTGAGAAGGGCAATGCTGAAGCAGAAGCTGGAGGTGAAGCTGCCAAGGCCGGAGGTGAAGTTGCTGAGGCCGGAGGAGAAGCAGAGACCCTGACAGCAGAGGCAGAAAGCACTGTAACAGTCACTACTCCTGCCCCAGCTGTCTTGGAAGCTGAAGTGGAACAAACTGATGCAGAGTCCGAAGGTGTTATTCCCACAGAATGA